One Sulfolobus sp. S-194 DNA segment encodes these proteins:
- a CDS encoding PaREP1 family protein, producing the protein MEVMKPWVHTKKYQADRFKEALYEAELAERFLEDSLLKNSAEKAYQALKAYVVGLAINYRDLLLQYYPGKRTISAKKVVERVDWIIATMPRRRLSNIKES; encoded by the coding sequence ATGGAAGTAATGAAGCCATGGGTTCACACAAAGAAATATCAAGCTGATAGGTTCAAAGAGGCATTATACGAAGCTGAACTCGCTGAGAGATTTCTCGAGGACAGTCTTTTAAAGAATTCAGCCGAAAAGGCTTATCAAGCGTTAAAAGCTTACGTTGTAGGATTAGCTATTAATTACAGAGATTTGCTTTTGCAATACTATCCAGGGAAAAGGACGATATCGGCTAAGAAGGTTGTGGAAAGGGTTGATTGGATAATTGCAACTATGCCTAGGAGAAGGTTATCAAATATAAAGGAATCTTGA